The genome window TCGATACCGAAGAATGGCAGGCAAGCGGATCCAGGCTTGGTGGGTGTAACGCCAGCGAGAGGGGTGACGGCGTGAGAGCCAGTCTCAGTTTGCCAGTATGTCTATTCCAGTCAGTTACGTCCCCGTCAAAGACCTTTTCATGGTCAACTTACATCAACGATATGACATTCACCCTTTCCAATGACATCGTAGTACCACTTCCAAATCTCAGGAGCGATAGGCTCACCAACTGAACCGAGAACACGCAGACTGCTGGTGTCATGGTTGACAGGGTCAGATCCAgctctcttcaacaagcGAAGAGCAGTAGGGGCCACGTAGAAGTGCGTGATCTGATGGTTCGCAATGATATCCCAGAAACGAGAAGCATCAGGGAATGTCGGTGTTCCCTCAAAGACAACTGTAGAGACACCCAAAAGGAGCGGAGCGTAGACCACGTAGGTGTGGCCAGTGATCCAACCAACGTCGCCAGCGCAGAAGTATCGATCGTTCTCGTGGATGTCAAACACATACTTTCCCGTTGCAGCTGCTCCAACCAGGAAACCACCAGTGGTATGCAAGATACCCTTTGGCTTGCCTGTTGATCCAGAGGTATACAGCAAAAACAGAGGATCCTCGGCGTCCATGGCCTCGGGAGGGATGTAGCTTGGCCACTTGGCAACCTGTTCATGCCACCAATGATCCCGTCCCTCAGTCCACGCGACCTTGGCACCGGTTCTCTTGAAAACAAGAGTCTGAACGCCCTCGAGTGGGCTGAGcgcctcatcaacaatctTCTTGATTCCGATTGTTCGACCGCCTCGCTGACTCTCATCAGCAGTGATGACGACCTTGCTCTTGGCGTTGACGACGCGATCTCGCAGCGAACCAGCTGAGAAACCAGCGAAAACAACAGAGTGAACAGCGCCGATACGGGTGCAAGCAAGGATGGCAACCAGAGCTTCGGGAATCATGGGCATGTAGATAGCGACTGTGTCGCCCTTTCGAACGCCAAGGTCCTTGAGAGCCCAGGAGACCTTGCTGACTTGCTTAAGCAGCTCGCCATATGTGATGGAGCGACCGCCGTTCCCATCGTCAGTTTCGTGGATGATAGCAACCTTGTTAGGATCCTTGAGCGCATGGCGGTCAACGCAGTTAAACGAAGCATTCAGCTTTCCGCCAAGGAACCAAGAAGGATTACCCTCGACTAGCGAGCCGCTCTTGACGGTGTGAAAGTCGTGATCCCATGTAAGAAGCTCACGAGCCAGGTTTCCCCAGAAAGCTTCGGGCTCCTTGATGGAGAGCTGATGCATCTGCTGGTACTCCTCCAAGCCTAGGTTCATTGTAAGTACGGTAAATATTTCCAGATTGGGACATAACTCACTGCCAATGTGAGGCTTGCTGGGGTGTCCTGAAGGTCCGTTGTTAGTACGCAGCTATTTTACAGCATGGGTTCACGCACGTGCGAGCATCTTGTCGGGAAGATCTAACTCAATCTTAGTACAATCTCAACCAGCAGCAGAATTTTTGGATACGTACACCATTCCTCTCCGTCACCATTGGTGACTGGTTGTGTCGCTATGGGTTGACGCATGATGTAATCGTATGTTGTACTTTTTTATGCAATGAAGTGAAAAGTAGCTGGGAGCGTAGTGCGAAGCTTGGAATTTTATCGATATCGTGAAAAAGTCGAGGTGACTGAAAGGGGAAAAGGGGTGAGCAGAGGATATTAGGTCAGCAGGATCCACGCTCAACCCTTGTCGCTGTTGATTGTGGTGATATGACGCAGTGGGCGGTAGTGGAAATCCTTGCCTTGTGATTCAGTGGCTTCACTTCCAATCAGAGGTCAATTTCGCCGATCCAAGCCGCGGTTCATTTGAACTGACTCAGCCTGTTTTCTGAGGTCTCAAAGACTCGGCCAAGTATGGAATCTCGCGATTACTATATCTGATGATAAACTTAAGCTTAAGCCTGCTCCATCACCTGCTCGCGAATCACTTGACCACCGTTCTTCGGCACTCAACGCTGAATAAGGGAATAAAATTAGACCAATTCTGCCGTAAGATTCTGTCACCGCCTTCTATAACTAGTGTCAGCGCGACAAGGGAGACCGCGGTATCGGGCCTGTGCCTGCGGCGTAATCTTGGCGATCATTCCACTTATTACCGCATTCGGAAATAGTGGTCTTTCTTTGCCGTCGTAATCCCCAAGACGAGTGATTCCTTGTCATGTCATGCACCGCCAGTCTGGTCTGGCAGTTGTTCGCCTTACTACCTTACGAGGCAACATCACCACGTGGAGCGAGTGAGGAGCACGTATTTGGGCCCTGCCAAGACGATGCGAAGCTTGTGATGGCTGTGTACCGTATTGAGCCTGAATAACTCATGTGACAGCCGAGTCTAGGGTATCTCATTCCCCTCCTGATTCAGAGGCTCGTgcttttttgttttgttgaGGTTCCCCAACACGACAAAAAAATGGAGGTCCACTGTAACTAATTAAAAAAACCAAGCGCTATAGGGTTGGCCGAAGCAGTTGACAACGCCAAGTCATATGATCAAGCTCGCGACTTAATCTGGCCACGAATATCGGTTGCTTCAATTATAAGAACACGCAAGCCAAGACTGTCACAGATCCCGAGGTTGATGGAGTTTAAGAAAGCTTGTGAGTTGGATTGCAGCTTGCGCATGTGAAAGTCGTTGCATCATGATGTGATTTGATGTCGCGATGTTTCTACGCACTGTCGAGTGCAGTCTTCAATGTAATTCTCAAGTTCCCAATTGATTCCATGCGTCCTTCTGACATCAAAAATTGTCCCATACTGCGATATGGTATTTATTCAGGCTTCCTTGCATAAACAACCCGCTGGCGATAGAAAGGATGAAACTTTCCAGAACGGATCTCGCGTCGCAATTGAGCGCAGTACACAGAAACTTCTTCCTTAGTCCACCCAAGAACCATATTAGCCATGTAAAGAACATAGCCCTCGTAGTCCTGTTCAAGCGCAGCCTGAGCAAACTGTCCAATTTGCTTGAGTCGAGGGTCCTGGGGCCAACCTCCAATAGGTGCCTGAATTGATCCAAGTCAGTCATTCATACAGGAAAAGGGTGATACAAGCGTACCTTAAAGTCCCAGACTTTCACGTCAACAAAGCCTGCTTCCTCCATCCCCTTCTGCTGCAGATCCTTATCGATGATCTCAAAAGTGCGGTTTAGCTTTTTCCCGCCTTCAATGAAGAACTTTCCCCATTCGTTGATAGCACAGGTTTCGTTCACAGTGCCATCGTCGCTTTCCATTCTAGGAGAGGCTTCATAGCTCTCAACCCAGCCGCCAGGCTTGCAAACGCGAAATGCCTCTTTGAACAGGGCAGACCAGTCGCTGATACTTCCATAAAGATAGCGCATATGCACGTAATCAAACGAGTTGGGATTGAAAGTCCACTCTTGAGTACAGTCTTCGATTTCACTGCTGTCATCAGGACATGTTTGTAGTATAAGCTCTCACAGGCTTCTTACAACTTCAGATTGGGTGGAACCCAGTCAGGTTGGATGGGCGAGATATCCGTTCCAACAACTTCTGCATTGGGGTACTCATCCGCGAAATCGCTGTGCTAAAGTCAGCAGGGAACAAAAGTCTCATGTTTGTCAAGACACCTCACATGGCCCAAATACCTGTTGCCTTAATTAGCTTATGCACTTGGAAAGGGTCTCAATAACATACCAGTTCCCGTTCCAACATCTAGGACTTTCTAGAAGCACTGTGAGAAATTTGTTGTAAATATCCAAGGGTAGCGCACGAACCTGAATATCATCCTTCAGAGGGGCTAGATGGAGTTTCCCGTCTAGCGAGAGAGACAGGAGGTGGTGACTATCTCCAGTCAGCTTATAGTCTCACAAATTGCATGTGGCAAAGTCCGGCTCACTTAATATCCATAGATTCGTTATGGTGCTCATCATTCGGTGTCCTGGTCTATGTTAGCTATGAAACTCACCTTGGAAAGGGCTTGTATACCAATACTCGGCATTTCCTCGCTCAGAGTGATACGTCCTCCCGTGAATGGTGCGGTAATGAAGGATGCTCGAAGAAATCGACTCAGTTGAGCTGGCAGCATCATCTCCGACCGCTGAATCAGCATCGTCGTCTCCTGGCGCATCCTACAAAATGTCAATAGTCGTGTCCAAGGGAACTTGATACTACATACGCCCTCGTTCAAGGTGACCCAATGATCAGGATTATGGAAATCTTGAGCAGGTTCGGCGGGGTTCTGTGCAGTGGTTTGCTCAGTAGAAGTCTCCTCCGCAGGTGCAGGGGTAGCCTCGGCTGGCGGTGACGAAACAGTGGCTGCCTTCGGCGAGGTTGATTCCTTTGAAGTCTCTGACATTTTGTGTGTATGTCTTGATAATTCGGAGGCGATTCAGAAGTTTGAACGCAAATGAAGAGACGACCAAAGAGGCGGAACTGACAACTCAGCAGGGTTACAACGTCCTGCTTGGTCTGACGATAAGAACCCTGTCATCTCCACCCCGCCATGAGACAAATACCGCCAATTTGCATTATGACATGTCTTTACGGAGTACAGATTATCATTTTGTTATGACGGATTAAATGAGATTACGGAGTCAAATAGCTTATCAAATCATTGCTATGCTATCTCTTTATTGAATGCCACGTTACTCCACTAGTTCATGCCAACGAATGCACGCAGAAATTCAACATCGCCATGCATCATATTTGAAGTCCAAGGCTTTTAAATCCAAGGCTGCAAGATATATATACCCTGGCAACCTAGCAAGTTCTATGGTGCTAGAACATTTTCACTACCTGAACTTTTTACAGAATCCCCCAAAGGCACAGGCATCCGATCTCCAAGGCTTTAACGCAGATGCCTGCAACTCGCTGTGGGCGGCCAGTCGTGTTCCTGCCTACCAACCCCGATACCATCTATGCGGAGCCCCCGCATGAGATTCCGACCTTGGGGCTCGCGACAGCTATCTGTGAAGGACGGGGTTGGAGTCATGCCAACAATGCGGCGGCAAAAACCTGTACGGAAGTGAGGCGCCAGACTGGGATATTATGAAGATGCCCTTGGCTATGCCCTTTTTTATCATTCCACCTGCAAACAGATGCCTTTTCATGACACATCCCAAGCTCCACGAGTTACACTGTCCGTGATAGAGGGCAGACGGGCTGATGGAGTGGGCACAAGGGCGGGTTGCCGCGCCCTCGTTTCTGGAATCGGAGAGTTTTATCGAGATCGAAGACGCCGTAAATCTGCTAGACAACTCGAACTCATATACCTGCAGGGAAGActttatattagttaattctaatattttaataaaatatattaagctaaCATATTAAGAAAGCCCTAATTAActtaaaggtattaaaaattaatataCATATAGCCTTGATAAATATAAGTCTcttaatttaaatactataattagtttttattttaatagttcTTTTAATTACCGTATTTATGATTATTTAAAATACATAAAGTTATTTCAAgtttttattacttaatataaaaaactaaaaaCCTCTTTGTAAATTtgtatataagatataaaatatattataatataaataaataaataaataaatatataaagttatttattttaatttaattttcaaaataagaaaaataaactttaatataaaagctgaattctttatatataattattaataaagttatatataatataaaaaaacaTTATTAAGATTGTATTAAGTTCCCTTGTAAAGAGATCTAGATCTGTGTCTTTTACTCacttattttatttcttagATATTTAAACTTTCGTTATTGAGCCATTCCAGGGTCGTCTAGGCTGGAGGATCATAGCTTGAACTACATTATAGACGATTGGCGGTTATGTTTCGGCAAGCCGCGTGCCAAATGGATTGCGCTGCCCATAGCGTTTACCTTGCTGCAGGATATGAGACAGGCATTCCATCTGCTCGAGTCTTTTAATTCTCTTTTCCATGCCTCGACTTGTACTTGTAAAGCTGTATTATATC of Fusarium oxysporum Fo47 chromosome I, complete sequence contains these proteins:
- a CDS encoding S-adenosyl-L-methionine-dependent methyltransferase; amino-acid sequence: MSETSKESTSPKAATVSSPPAEATPAPAEETSTEQTTAQNPAEPAQDFHNPDHWVTLNEGDAPGDDDADSAVGDDAASSTESISSSILHYRTIHGRTYHSERGNAEYWTPNDEHHNESMDINHHLLSLSLDGKLHLAPLKDDIQKVLDVGTGTGIWAIDFADEYPNAEVVGTDISPIQPDWVPPNLKFEIEDCTQEWTFNPNSFDYVHMRYLYGSISDWSALFKEAFRVCKPGGWVESYEASPRMESDDGTVNETCAINEWGKFFIEGGKKLNRTFEIIDKDLQQKGMEEAGFVDVKVWDFKAPIGGWPQDPRLKQIGQFAQAALEQDYEGYVLYMANMVLGWTKEEVSVYCAQLRREIRSGKFHPFYRQRVVYARKPE